Proteins from a genomic interval of Zingiber officinale cultivar Zhangliang chromosome 1B, Zo_v1.1, whole genome shotgun sequence:
- the LOC122001162 gene encoding acid phosphatase 1-like: MAFDMSYCLSWRVAVEANNARAWRTVPAQCVPYVEDYMLGGQYCRDLDTVVDQIGVYINGITAASDGMDAWILDVDDTCLSNTLYYKDRHFGGDPFDPMAFKSWALRGISPAILAVLRLYGRLIEKGFKVFLITGRDEEVFYLSTEHNLHAQGFIGYERLIMRSAEYRGVAATVFKSAMRKQLVAEGFRIRGNVGDQWSDLLGDCTGDRFFKIPNPMYFVP, from the exons ATGGCCTTCGACATGAGCTACTGCCTGAGCTGGAGAGTGGCGGTGGAGGCCAACAATGCCCGGGCGTGGCGCACAGTCCCGGCGCAATGCGTCCCCTACGTCGAGGACTACATGCTCGGCGGCCAGTACTGCCGGGACCTCGACACCGTCGTCGACCAGATCGGCGTTTACATAAACGGGATCACGGCCGCCTCGGACGGGATGGACGCTTGGATTCTCGACGTCGACGACACCTGCCTGTCCAACACGCTCTACTACAAGGACAGGCACTTCGG CGGGGATCCATTTGACCCGATGGCATTCAAGAGCTGGGCTCTGAGAGGGATCTCGCCGGCCATTCTCGCCGTGCTTAGGCTGTACGGAAGGCTAATAGAGAAGGGTTTCAAGGTGTTTCTTATCaccggaagggatgaagaggtGTTCTACTTGTCCACTGAACATAATCTTCACGCGCAGGGCTTCATTGGCTACGAGAGGTTGATCATGAG AAGTGCAGAGTATAGAGGAGTAGCCGCGACCGTGTTCAAATCTGCGATGAGGAAGCAGCTGGTAGCTGAAGGTTTCAGGATCCGAGGAAACGTCGGCGATCAATGGAGCGATCTCTTGGGCGATTGCACCGGCGATCGCTTTTTTAAAATCCCTAATCCCATGTACTTTGTTCCATGA